Proteins from one Lonchura striata isolate bLonStr1 chromosome 6, bLonStr1.mat, whole genome shotgun sequence genomic window:
- the SLC39A13 gene encoding zinc transporter ZIP13, with protein MTKQKLLLDGTLSLFLIVACEAQQLPRSHVAASSGSLCDKEAESWGHLFSSERLDAWICSLIGSFMVGLSGVFPLLVIPLETGAALRSEAGSHRLKQLLSFAIGGLLGNVFLHLLPEAWAYTCSATTGKGQSFQQQKLLGLWVIIGFLTFLVLEKIFLEKEEEYPGVDCDSKAPSGKIPNGTGCPLPKGSSQSQRARAQCNGSSLQSGPKNNRIKISGYLNLLANTIDNFTHGLAVAASFLVSKKVGFLTTVAILLHEIPHEVGDFAILLRAGFDRWSAAKMQLSTALGGILGACFAICAQSPKGAGETVAWILPFTSGGFLYIALVNVVPDLLEEKNPWNSLQQILLLCTGITVMVLLALTTE; from the exons atgacaaaacaaaaactccTGCTTGATGGGACGCTCTCCTTGTTTCTGATCGTGGCCTGTGAAGCTCAGCAGCTGCCGAGGAGTCATGTTGCTGCTAGTTCTGGTTCTCTGTGTGACAAGGAGGCAGAGTCCTGGGGACACCTGTTCAGCAGTGAGCGGCTGGATGCCTGGATCTGTTCCCTCATCGGTTCCttcatggtggggctgagtggGGTCTTCCCCTTGCTGGTGATCCCCCTTGAGACGGGAGCTGCGCTGCGCTCTGAAG ctgGATCACACCGTTTGAAGCAGTTGTTGAGTTTTGCAATTGGTGGACTACTGGGAAATGTGTTTCTTCACCTGCTTCCTGAAGCCTGGGCCTACACATGCAGTGCAACAACAG GAAAAGGGCAGAGCTTTCAGCAGCAGAAGCTTCTGGGTCTCTGGGTGATCATTGGTTTCCTGACCTTCCTGGTGCTAGAGAAGATCTTCCtagagaaagaggaggaataTCCTGGTGTG GACTGTGATTCCAAAGCACCGTCTGGAAAGATTCCCAATGGCACTGGCTGCCCCCTGCCAAAGGGGTCCTCTCAGTCCCAAAGAGCACGAGCTCAGTGTAACGGCTCCTCTCTCCAGTCTGGTCCAAAAAACAACAGAATCAAG ATTAGTGGATACCTCAATCTGCTGGCCAACACCATTGATAACTTCACACACGGCCTGGCAGTAGCAGCCAGCTTCCTGGTTAGCAAAAAG GTTGGGTTCCTAACCACAGTGGCCATTCTCCTGCATGAAATCCCACACGAG GTTGGAGACTTTGCAATCCTACTTCGGGCTGGCTTTGACCGCTGGAGCGCAGCCAAGATGCAGCTTTCCACAGCTCTGGGGGGAATTCTAGGAGCCTGCTTTGCAATATGTGCTCAGTCACCAAAAGGAGCAG GAGAAACAGTAGCCTGGATCCTCCCTTTCACTTCTGGAGGATTTCTATACATTGCCTTGGTAAATGTTGTGCCTGATCTCCTGGAGGAAAAGAATCCTTG gaattccctgcAGCAAATTCTGCTCCTGTGTACGGGCATTACAGTCATGGTGCTACTCGCGCTCACAACTGAGTGA